The Dyadobacter sp. 676 DNA window ACCCTGATCGTCATCAATGACGGATCGAAAGACAACACGAAGGTATTGCTGGATAAACTGGACGCCGAAATCGACAACCTCACGGTGGTGCACCAGAAAAACGGCGGGCATGGTAATGCGGTCGTAAACGGCTACCGCAAAGCGCTGGAACTGGGTTCGGAATACGTGTTTCAGACCGACAGTGACGACCAGTTCGTTTCCGAAGATTTTGACAAGCTCTGGGAGAAACGCTCTCAGTCGCAATTCATACTGGGCTATCGCCAGGTACGGCATGACGCCGGTGTACGCCTTTTTATCACGAAATTCCTTCGCGGGACCATTTCCGCTGTTTATGGCACATTTATCATGGACAGCAACATCCCGTTCCGCCTGATCAAAGGAACATTCCTGAAAAAACTGATGGCCCAGCTGCCCAACCCGGAACCGTTCGCTCCGAATATCTTCCTGGCTGTGATGGCTAAAAAATCGGGACAGGAGCTGTTCGACATCCCTATCACCCATAAAGACCGGGAAACCGGCACCGTTTCGATCGTGAAATGGAACCTGTGGAAAGTTTGTATCCGAAGCTTTAAAGAACTCTTGCGGTTTCGCCTCGAACTAAATGATAAAGTGAAAGCGATCCGCGCTTAAAAAACAGGCTTGTGTCGAAAAAAAAACTGATTGCTATCCTGCTGGTCGTCATTATCGCGTCAGCAGGATATTTCCTGTTCAGATGGTCGAGGGGCTCGTCGGCGGCCTGGCAATTCATCCCGTCCAATGCCGTGGTGGTAATTACCAGCGAGCATTTGCAGGATTCGGCCTATACGGCCACGGAGGCCGCTCTCGATCTTAAACGGCTTCCTCTTCTCGACATCGCCAGCGATAACCTGACATTGCTTAACCTGCTGACGAAGGATTCCCAAAAGCTCAAAACGTTCCTGAAAGGCAAAACGCTCTCCTACTCCTACCACCCGCGCACGAGTACCGAATGGGGCGTAATTATGTACATTCCGGTGACGGACGACGAAGCCAAATGGCTCGCCAGCCCCCAGCATGCCAACATCCGGCTTTTGCATCACAACTTCCAGGACCATCGCATCACCGACGCCATCGACGCCAATTCGCGGCCGCTGTTTTCCTATCTGGTGAAAGACCATTACCTGGTTGTCAGCTATTACGGCGACCTCGTCGAAGATGCCGTCCGCGCCTCCTCGCTCAATATCGGTTCTTTCCGGCTGCGCTCCCGCTTCTCGAACATCAACGATTCGGATTACGGAACAAGCCTTTACCTGCGTACGGATGCCTGGAAATCGGTAATGTCCATGGAGAATGTGGCCACGTTGGCGGAGTTTGGAAAGAGCTTCCCGACTTATCAGGATTTTCATATTGAAAAAGCCGAAAATAAGGGAAATCTCGTGATCAAATCGGACGGTGCCGATGCTCCGGACTATTATCTGACCGATCTTTTCAAAGACAATCCCGGCGTTCCGTTTACCGGGCACAAGCATATTTCCCAGCAAACCTCCTTTTTGTACCGCGCGGCGGCGGCGGATAAGGCGGCGTTCAAAGCCGCTTTTTCCAAATGGCATAATAAATACAAGTCGCCCGCCCTGGACAAGCTTAATTATTATATTTCGGGCGAAAGCAACCTGCTGACCGATAACATCGGTTCTGAATTTGTACTATGCCAGCTCGAAGAAAACAACAGCATTACCGACGGCAAAATCCTGCTGACCGAATTTTCAAATTACGACAAAGTGAGGCCCGTGCTCCAAAAGCTCGCAAGACTGGCAAATCAGGAAAGCAACGTTTCGGCGGACCAGTACCAGGGCTACGACATTTATGCGATACCTATTCCCGAGCTGCCTTTGGGCTTGTATGGGCCGCTTTTCACGGGTTTTCCCCGCAGCTATATTACCTATGTGGCGCCTTACCTGGTGATCAGCAACAATTCACAGGTTTTGCAGAACTACATTGTCGACTACGAAAACCAGATTACCTGGAAGCAATCCCCCGAATACGACAGCGTGCTCACGAATGTCAATCACGAAGCCCAACTGGCGATGATCGTGAACCTGCGGAAGGCGCAATCGGGAGAAGAAACACAGGTAAGCAAAAAATACAGCGACCTGACGGCCAAGATCGAATCCATTACCCTGCAATGCCGTTTCGACGGCAGTGAAGCCTTCCCCGAACTCACGTTCCAACCCAAAAAACGGCAAACCGCGAGCAAGGTGCTCAATCGTACTTTCCTGAACATCGACATCGAGTGGCCGGACATCTACGATTCGGAACTGGCCGCTTTGCAGAACCCGATCGACGGCAGCTCGGAAATATTGCTAACCGACAAGGAGCACAACCTGCTCAGAACAAATAACCTCCGTGAGGGAAAAACCGAAACCATCGCGAAACTGAACGGACCGATCGGCACCTCGGCTTACAAGGTCGACTTTCTGAACATCGGCCGCCAGCAACGCATTTTCGCAACGGGGCGCACGGTATATGCACTGGATGAAGACGACTCCACGAACGTCTCCACATTCCAGGCACATTTGCCCGCTTCCGACGCCATTTCCGCGTTGTACCTGATCGACGGCGGTGAAGACGGCAGTAACAGGTTTATCGTCAAGAGCTCCGCCGAAGAGCTGTTTGTATGGGAAAGCGTGACGCGTCCGCTCAAACGTCTCAACCATTCGGTGCGCTTCGACAAGATCGTCGGGCCGGTGGTGGCGCTGAACCAGATAGGCAACAGAGGGTTTATCGTGACGCAACAAAACGGGAAAATTTATCTGCTCAAAGAAAACGGCACCGTGAGGCCCGGCTTCCCGGTCGATATCCTGACACGGGCGGAAAGCCCTTTCACGTGGGCGCAGAACCCGCAGACCGGCCAGCCCGAACTCGTGGGCGTGAGCGTTTCCGGGGAGCTGATCCGCATCAGCCTTGATGGCAAGATCACATCGCGGAAGCAATTGCTCCGGCCCGAACCCGGCTCCCGGTTTCGGATTCTTTTCGACCGCAATTCGCTGGATTGGATATTGGTGCGGTCGGTCAACTCCAAAACCGCCATTATTACCAAAGACGGGCGCGAGTTGTTCGAAATCAAGGATATTTTACCCAATGCGGTGATCCAATACCATTTCTTCGGGGTCGACAACAGGTTTATCACCATCAAATCGGGCAGTTATACGACGGTTTTCGATATGAATGGAAAGCGCCTGGGCGACAAAGCGATCCCGTCGGAAATGCCGGTGCAGCTTACTTACCAGCCGGGCTATTATAAATTACTGATATTCAGCCGGTCGGAAAAGAAAATTCAGGTTTGGTCGATCAAGTTGAGATAATGTCTATGAAAATTCTGAGATATATTGTTCTGGCCATTGGCTGCCTTATCTGGATTGTGGGGCTCAGCCCGTCCATTTTGCCCTGGCTTTGGAAAGAACAAATCGTGGAAGACGGTTATCAATACGGCGATTTGTACAAATTATCGACGCTCTCCGCATTTCGCGATCCCCGTAAGCATTGCACGGGCTACCTCCCACCAGCCAGGCCCGAATCGCCCAAAAAAGTACATTTATACATTATCGGGGATAGTTTTACGGAAAAAGGCCGTGTAGGGAAGGCCGATTTTGCCGTCGATGAATACACCTACGTGCATCTCGCCGATTTTCTCCATATCAAACTCGATACGGCGGAGCATAATATCCTGCTGATCGAAACCGTCGAACGTCACTTCCGGCAGCGGTTCGCCACCGAGCTCACCGTACTCGTGCCGGATACGGCCACATTCGTTGCAAAAGTGGGGCCCGGAAAGTTCGTCCATCGGCTCGACGAAGCGTTCAGCGGAAAGCACACCGCCGACCGGCTCGACGGCTTTCTCTTTCAAAACGACCTTGCATTGCGCATAAAGGAATGGAAATCCGATTTCAACCACCGCTTTTTCGACCGCGAGGCTTCGGGCGTCACATTGGTGAACAACGACCGCGATATGGTGTATTACATGGATACCGACACTCCTGAAATTACGTCCGCCTTCACGCCTGTACGCACAACGGAGCTCGATTCGATGATCGCTAACCTAAATGCGAGCCGCAATTTCGCGGATTCGCTGGGTTTCGACAACGTCATACTGTCCATTATTCCAAACAAGGTTTCCGTTCTCAGCCCCGGTTATGGCCGGTATAACAACCTCATAGAGAGGATATACAACCATCCCGGGCTTGAAATGCCCTACATCGACATCCTGCCCGATTTTCGCCGAATGGGCCGTTCGGCCTACCTGAAAGGCGATTCGCACTGGACCTGCGAGGGACAAACACTCTGGCTGAACAAGGTAAATGCGTTGATTAACCGGCTCGTCGGCGGTCCGGCTTCCTAAACGGTCGCTTCTTCCTCGTTGGCAAACCGGTCGGTGAGCTTGCCTACGGTGAGCCCCTGGACAATGATCGAGAACAGTACTACAAAATAGGTGATCGCAAGCAGCAAGTCCTTATTCAGCTCCTGGTCGATGGACAGCGCCAGCGCGATGGACACCCCGCCGCGCAACCCTCCCCACACCAATATCGCAATCGACTTTTTACCGAAACGGGTCCTGAACGGGATCAGTTTGACGGGAATGTAAATTGAAATGAAGCGTGCCGAAAGTACTACCGCGA harbors:
- a CDS encoding glycosyltransferase family 2 protein, yielding MSYLLSIVMPAYNEQDCIEKVVYNWTSFLKTKFPNDNTTLIVINDGSKDNTKVLLDKLDAEIDNLTVVHQKNGGHGNAVVNGYRKALELGSEYVFQTDSDDQFVSEDFDKLWEKRSQSQFILGYRQVRHDAGVRLFITKFLRGTISAVYGTFIMDSNIPFRLIKGTFLKKLMAQLPNPEPFAPNIFLAVMAKKSGQELFDIPITHKDRETGTVSIVKWNLWKVCIRSFKELLRFRLELNDKVKAIRA
- a CDS encoding DUF3352 domain-containing protein, coding for MSKKKLIAILLVVIIASAGYFLFRWSRGSSAAWQFIPSNAVVVITSEHLQDSAYTATEAALDLKRLPLLDIASDNLTLLNLLTKDSQKLKTFLKGKTLSYSYHPRTSTEWGVIMYIPVTDDEAKWLASPQHANIRLLHHNFQDHRITDAIDANSRPLFSYLVKDHYLVVSYYGDLVEDAVRASSLNIGSFRLRSRFSNINDSDYGTSLYLRTDAWKSVMSMENVATLAEFGKSFPTYQDFHIEKAENKGNLVIKSDGADAPDYYLTDLFKDNPGVPFTGHKHISQQTSFLYRAAAADKAAFKAAFSKWHNKYKSPALDKLNYYISGESNLLTDNIGSEFVLCQLEENNSITDGKILLTEFSNYDKVRPVLQKLARLANQESNVSADQYQGYDIYAIPIPELPLGLYGPLFTGFPRSYITYVAPYLVISNNSQVLQNYIVDYENQITWKQSPEYDSVLTNVNHEAQLAMIVNLRKAQSGEETQVSKKYSDLTAKIESITLQCRFDGSEAFPELTFQPKKRQTASKVLNRTFLNIDIEWPDIYDSELAALQNPIDGSSEILLTDKEHNLLRTNNLREGKTETIAKLNGPIGTSAYKVDFLNIGRQQRIFATGRTVYALDEDDSTNVSTFQAHLPASDAISALYLIDGGEDGSNRFIVKSSAEELFVWESVTRPLKRLNHSVRFDKIVGPVVALNQIGNRGFIVTQQNGKIYLLKENGTVRPGFPVDILTRAESPFTWAQNPQTGQPELVGVSVSGELIRISLDGKITSRKQLLRPEPGSRFRILFDRNSLDWILVRSVNSKTAIITKDGRELFEIKDILPNAVIQYHFFGVDNRFITIKSGSYTTVFDMNGKRLGDKAIPSEMPVQLTYQPGYYKLLIFSRSEKKIQVWSIKLR